AATACAAGGGGACAAGGAATACAAGTTGAAACCATAGATGGAAACAAAATCAGGTTTTCATGATATTTAATTGATAATAACAAATCAAATGAATCAAAAGAAAAAGTATATACTCAAGAAATTGAGTTGCCAAATTAAGTAATAAATACAAAGTTATTTACCTAATCTTTTATTACATTACACAATGTAGTTAATAACAATATTAATATTTATTCAAAGCAATTCAACAATCTAAATTATGGAAAAGTGTGAATTGTTTTTTTTTTTTTTTGATTTCGATGATTTTGCGTATACATGAAACTCAAATATTTAGAATAAAAATAGATATTAAATATAGGAGAAAATTGATAATGAAGAAGAAATTAGGGTTCTTAATAACCTCGTGCATGTCAGTTTCAGCACTGCCACTTTTTGCTGCTGCATGTAAAAATGAGCAAGCAAATGCTGGCAAACAAGAAGAAGTTGATGTAAACACACTATTTAAAATTTCACTACCTAAAAACACTGAGAAAAAACCAAGTGAATTAAAACCCAAAGACATTGTTGTTGAAATTTTAAACAATGATGTTAATGTTAAAATTCAAAAAGTTGAATTCAAAGATGGTAAGGGTGTTTTAGTATCTTATTTAGCAACCAACACAAAAACAAATAAGATAGTAGATGAAAAGACTATAACCCTTGAGGTTACAACTAAAAAAGACCAAGCAGAACCTAAAAAAGATAAAAAATATGATGATTTAGTAACAGTTAGTGTTGATGAATCTAAAAAAAGTAAAGTAGCGGATGAGGCAACAAAAGAAGATATTATTGTTTCAAAAGCTGAAGGCGAAACATTTACTACTGAAGTATTGGAAGTTAAGGTACAAAACAAAAATCTAGACACTGTTAATGTCAAAATTAAAGTTGTTGATGGAAAAATTGAAAAAACAATAACCAAAACTATTTCTGGGTTTAAAGAAGCAACTCCAAATGATGTTAAAGAAGGTTATTTAATATTTAAGGATTTAGAAATCGTTGATGCTGACCAAGCTAAGAAATGATTAAAAGAAGCTAAAAATGGCACAATAGTTTATTACGATTACAAAACCCACGAATTTTATACAAAAAAATTTGATAACAAGAATCCAAATGATAGTGAAAGATTCGCAATATTAAAACCTAAACAAACTCCTAAGTGAGGTATTGAAACAGCGAGTCCTGATGCTAAGCAAGGTAATAAGGAATTTAAAGGAACAGCAAAGCTTGTTAAAGAAGAGAACAAAGTTGGTATTGAGTTTAAAATAAGTAAGTATAATAGCGAAACAAAAACTGCGAATTTCTTTGATATGGTTAAAAAATCAAATTTAATAGATATTCCAGAAATAAAAACAACAGAAAGTGCTGGAGCAAATTCAAATGGAACAATAGACACTCCAAATTCAGGCAAAAGTGAAAAACCTCAAGGTGATCAACCTGGTGGGGGCAATGCAAATTCAAGCGGTGCCGAAAATGGAAATGTATTGAATGAAAATGATATATCTCAAACACTTATGATTCCTGAACTATACAAACCATCATTAAGTGGTAAATTATTTGTTGTCGAAGAAGAAACTAATAAGGGTGATATTATTAAGGGTCTTGATGAAGCAATAAAAAGTTCACAATCTTCATTAAGAATTGACGCTGGTAAATTAAATATTAAACGCGGAAAATCTCTAAAAGGTATCTCATTTGTCAAAGAAATCGATTCATCAATTGTGAAAAAAATAAACACGCACGGAAGTAAGGGTGCATCAATAGGATATAAATTCAATGGTAGTAGAAAAGGTATCAAAGTAGAAAATATTGGTGGCAATAAATATAAACTTTCTTGATATTTAATTACAAAAGATGGCAAACCAACTGATACTATTTTCACTCAAGAAATTGATTTATCATAATAATTTAATCATCAAATTAACGTCTTAGGATTTCTAAGACGTTTTTGTTAATTTAACTTTTGTCAATTTTCACTTATAGTCTCAAATTTAAATCTAGAGTTTTTATTTTTTTGACTTAATTGATTTTTCACTTTTTGCATTCTTTTTTCAATATATTTTTTTGCATTATTAACTATATTTATTTTGTTATTAGCATTAGAAAGTATTTGTTGTTTGAAAGATTTTAATTTTTTTAATTCATTCAATATCATCTTTTGATAATCATTGATATTTGTGTTTTTTAATGTTAAATAAACATGAAAGTTTTCATCAAAAATTCATGTTAATTGGTCATAAAGTCTATGATGTGTTGCGTCCATAGATATTAAATTGTTTTGGTCTGTTATTCACCTTAATTCCTCGCATTTTTTAACTAAATTATTAATTTGAGAAATATTCATAATTTGATTTTTAATTTGAGTATATAGATTTTTTTGAATATCTTGTTTGATTCATTCTACATTATATATGTGAGCTTTTTCACTAGTTACTGAATTAATTTTTAGTGAAGGCTCAATATTTTTTATATTGTCTCTATGCTGCTTAATATGTCTTAAAATTGATACGTCAATTTTGCGCATTTGAGAAAGATTTTTTATATTATTTTTGATACTATTGATTAATGTTTCGTCGATGTAATCACTTTTTAAAACTCTAAATATATTTGTGTAATAATTTTCTTTTACATTCATATTTAATTGATTTTCGAAAAAATCAATTAGTGATAAATTATTTGTTTTTTGATATTTTTTTAGTTCATCAAGTTCATCAAGTTCATTTGGTGTTAAATCCATGAATAAATGAAAATTATCCTTACCAGACATAGAAAAAGATAGTTTAATATTAGCATCTACAACTGTTAATGATTCTATTATTTTTACAATAACTAAGAATTTTGAGTTTGTTTTATCATCCATAAATAATGTTTGACTACTTTTATTATTTTGAAGTGAACCTGACGGATTTGAACCATTTAGAAGAGCATTTATGTTATAAATTGTTGTTTGATATATGGGCTGGCTATAGTCATTAAAAAGATTGTTTAGTTTCTTGATTTGATCTTCACTAAAGTTAATTATTGAATCAGAAGAATTATTTGTTCGCGACTTTTGAATATCATTTCCAATGCACTTTTCTAGAATTTTTCCTCTATTAATGAAATTAGAGTTTTTACTACTAAACCAGCTTGGCGTAGTTAACAAATTCATGCGAAAAACTTTAAAATCAAATTTACGAGCATAAATTAAACCATTAAAAGGATTAATTAAAATATATAAGTATAAATCATAGGCAGGTTTTTTTATATTTTCTATGTTCTTTGAAGCAAAATGTAATTTTAAAACTTTTAAATTATTGGTTAGAAAGTTATTTTCTCTCATAACACTCTTTAATTGTTTTAAATATTGCTTCAAGAACTTCAACACAAATACTATTGCCAGCAGTAAAGATCATTTTATTTGGAGAAATTAGTTTGGATTCTTTTATTTTTAGCGCGTCATTGATGTCAAAACCCATATATTGATAAGCTTCAATTTCATTTATATAACGAATTATATTTTCCTTTTCAAAATAGAATTTTAGTCTACTGTTTGCTCCTGATGCGGTTAGAGTTGGACCTAAACTATCAGTTTTATAAATGTATGCTTCTGAATTGAAGTTTGTGTAGTCACCCAGCTTTGATTTAACAATATTATTTTTAGTTTTTACGAATTCACTCATTTTATAATTGAATAAGTGATTTAGATTGTTTCCATCATAAGGATTATTTATTATTTTATTTAATTTAGATTTTATTTGAATTTCCTCGTTTGGAAATTCAAAATCAATTTTTTCACTTTTGAGAATAGAGACCATAAAGACTCTTTCGCGATTTTGTGAACTTCCATAATTTGCTGCGTTTAAAACTTTATATTTTGATTTATAGCCGATTTTGTCCAATATACCTATTCATTTTTCAAAATCGCCAATAAATTTTTTGCTTACTAATGCTTTTACATTTTCAAGTAAAAGTATTTTTGGTAATCTATCTGTGTTCTCATTCAGAATTCGTTCAACTTCATAAAGTAAACCACTTCTTGTGTTTTGATTCATGCCGCGTTGCTTGCCTTGTTGTGATAAGTCCTGGCAAGGGAAGGAATAAGTTAATATGTCAATATCTTTTGGTAATTTGACAATTCTTTTAATATCCGTGTGATTCTCTCTCTCTTGTTATATCTATCATTAAAATAATTGTTTTTTAGATAGGCATAAAGGTATGAAAAATAACTACGTAATTTTAGTTCGTTAAACCGGTTAAAGTAGTTAGAATTTACAACATCTTTACTATTTGAGCTAAATGTATAGTTTGAAAGTATGTCAACCATTTGATTTTTTGTTAGTTTGTTTTCTGGTTCAAGCAACCCATAGTGAATTATCATGTATGAAATAATTGCATCAATATAAAACTCACAAACGCCAACACTAATTACATCTTTATTTGAATTTTTGTATATGTTCTTAAGTGATTTATATTGACTACCTAGACCTGCAAACATCTCAAATAATTTAATCTTTTTATTCATAATATATTAATTTTAGCGCGCATGAAAATTATCAAATGTTTATTTATTAAAATTGAGATTAAAAATACACTCAAAATATTAGTATTAAAATTTACTTATTCAATTGAATTTTGCATTCATTAGTTCAAATATTGAACATCCCACACTATATTCATATATAGTTGTAGAATTAAATTATGAAAAAAATTAAGCTAATACTTTTGAGTTCAATATCGACAATAGCAACACCTATTTTTATGTCTAGTTCTTGCGCAACTAGTAAAGAAAATAATAAAGTAGCAAACACCAATAATCAGAATGAAGATGCAAATGTTAATTCTGAAGGCAATGTTGAAATTGATTCGCAAAATTCAAATGACACAAACCAACCAACAATGCCTGATTTGCTAGCTGGTAGACCAAGATATAATAGAAATCACCCTCGCAGATCTAAAAGATTAAAAGATAAAAATCAGAATCAAGAAACTGATTCAAAGAGCAAAAAAACTAATTCAAAAAAGAAAACCAAAAAACTAGAAAATAAAGCAAATTCAACTACTGGAAATGGCGAAATAGACTCAAAAAACAATTCAAAAAGTCAAAATATTTCTAATAAAAACAAATTAAGAATTGCATCTTGAAATTTAAAAAATTTTGGCGATTCATCATTGAAAACACCTAAGGCAAAAGCCATATCTTCAATTATATATAAACAAGGTTATGATGTCGTTGGATTAACAGAACTTGATTCAAATAGACCAGTTGAAAGCATCGTCGATTTACTAAACGAACTTGAATCAAAACTAGGTACAAATAATGTATGAAAATCAATTGTATCGGACGAGTATAATGCTGCAAAAGGGTATAAGAGTCAAGCTGATAAATATGCCGCGTACATTTATAAGTCAAATATTGTTGAACCATTACTTTTAAAAAATGGTAAGCAGAGCGCAACATATGATAATAGCAATTTTGAAAATAAATTTAGAGGCACTGTAAATAATTACAATAGACCTCCATTCTTGGTTCAATTTGGGTTAAGAATTCCAGAATATAAAAAAGTAAACTTTTCATATTTGCTTGCTCATTTTGATGGTCCCGGACAAAATAAACATAATCATGAGCCTAAATACCAACGCGAAAATGGTGCTCACGAAATGAATGAAGCTTGAAATATTAAAAATGTGTTTGAATGAGCGAAAAAATTAAATAATGGGGATGATGATTTAATTTTTCAAGGTGATACAAATATTTCACTTGGTAATGAAAAAGATGCATTTGGTTGGATTGGCGGTTCTACTCAAATGCCATTAAAAGAAAATGAGCAAAATAAATCATCATTATCACAAAGAATAAACTCATACTCGCAAACTTTTGACAAAATTGTTCATCAATCTAATCTAAAACATGAAAATGCAAAAGTGTATAAATTATATGATTTTGTAAATGATGGTTCATATATGTTTGAAAATATTTCATCACTTGATAAATGAGTATCATATTATAGTCAATATAAAAGATATAAGACTGCATACAATTACATATACTCAGGCGTGTCCGACCATTGCCCAATTAGCTATGATCTTATTTTAGACGCTAATGATCCAAAATAAAAAACTCGCGCACGAGTTTTTTTGTTTTCAATAGTAAAATGAATCAATTAGTAAATTTTAAACAGTAACTAAAGAATGAATTTCAATGTCTGACTTTGCAAATCTTCCACGACCATTAAGGTCTTTTAATTCAAGAAGTAGAATTATTTTTTTAACAATTGCTCCTTGTTCTTCAAGTAGTTTAACTATTGCTTCGGTTGTGCCGCCAGTTGCTAAAACATCATCAATAATTGCCACTTTTTGTCCTTTTTTAATAAAGCCGTCTTGAATTTGTAGAACATTATTGCCGTATTCTAAATCATAGTTTTTACTGATAACTTTTCCGGGCAATTTACCTGGTTTTCTGACCATTATAAAAGGTTTTTTTAATACTGCAGCTGTGGGGGTCCCAAATAAAAATCCTCTTGCATCAGGGCCCACAATAACATCACAATCTGATGCTAATACTGCCATTTGTTCAATTGTGTAATGAAGCGCTTCACCATTTGCTAATAAAGGGCTAATATCTTTAAAAATTATGCCCTTTTTAGGGAAATTATGTACATCACGAATATATTTATTTAAATCCATTTAAACCTCTAAATATTTACTGCAACATCTTCAAAAAATTCAACAATGTCGTCTTCATTAAAGTCATTAAATTTCTTGATAGTCATACCGAAGTCTTTGCCTTTTTCAACTTCTTTAACATCATTTATGTCACGTCTTAGTGTTTCAACTAATCCTTCGTGAATTAATTTACGTTTTCTAAAGACTTTAACTTTGCAACCAAGCTTTACAATACCCTCATCAAGCATAGTTCCGGCAATTGTACCAACTTTTGAGAAGTAGAAAGTTTTGATAACGTGGCCAGAACCAATTTTTTTCTCTTCATAAACGATTGCTTTTTCGCCATCTAGTAATGCTTGCATGTCTTCAATAACCTTGAAAACAACATCATAGTAAGCAATTTTAACATTTGCTTGTTTTGCGCTTTGTTTTATG
The genomic region above belongs to Mycoplasmopsis bovigenitalium and contains:
- a CDS encoding MAG4270 family putative restriction endonuclease — its product is MRENNFLTNNLKVLKLHFASKNIENIKKPAYDLYLYILINPFNGLIYARKFDFKVFRMNLLTTPSWFSSKNSNFINRGKILEKCIGNDIQKSRTNNSSDSIINFSEDQIKKLNNLFNDYSQPIYQTTIYNINALLNGSNPSGSLQNNKSSQTLFMDDKTNSKFLVIVKIIESLTVVDANIKLSFSMSGKDNFHLFMDLTPNELDELDELKKYQKTNNLSLIDFFENQLNMNVKENYYTNIFRVLKSDYIDETLINSIKNNIKNLSQMRKIDVSILRHIKQHRDNIKNIEPSLKINSVTSEKAHIYNVEWIKQDIQKNLYTQIKNQIMNISQINNLVKKCEELRWITDQNNLISMDATHHRLYDQLTWIFDENFHVYLTLKNTNINDYQKMILNELKKLKSFKQQILSNANNKINIVNNAKKYIEKRMQKVKNQLSQKNKNSRFKFETISENWQKLN
- the dcm gene encoding DNA (cytosine-5-)-methyltransferase, whose product is MKRIVKLPKDIDILTYSFPCQDLSQQGKQRGMNQNTRSGLLYEVERILNENTDRLPKILLLENVKALVSKKFIGDFEKWIGILDKIGYKSKYKVLNAANYGSSQNRERVFMVSILKSEKIDFEFPNEEIQIKSKLNKIINNPYDGNNLNHLFNYKMSEFVKTKNNIVKSKLGDYTNFNSEAYIYKTDSLGPTLTASGANSRLKFYFEKENIIRYINEIEAYQYMGFDINDALKIKESKLISPNKMIFTAGNSICVEVLEAIFKTIKECYERK
- the dcm_N gene encoding DNA (cytosine-5-)-methyltransferase N-terminal subunit, giving the protein MNKKIKLFEMFAGLGSQYKSLKNIYKNSNKDVISVGVCEFYIDAIISYMIIHYGLLEPENKLTKNQMVDILSNYTFSSNSKDVVNSNYFNRFNELKLRSYFSYLYAYLKNNYFNDRYNKRERITRILKELSNYQKILTY
- a CDS encoding MnuA family membrane nuclease, translating into MKKIKLILLSSISTIATPIFMSSSCATSKENNKVANTNNQNEDANVNSEGNVEIDSQNSNDTNQPTMPDLLAGRPRYNRNHPRRSKRLKDKNQNQETDSKSKKTNSKKKTKKLENKANSTTGNGEIDSKNNSKSQNISNKNKLRIASWNLKNFGDSSLKTPKAKAISSIIYKQGYDVVGLTELDSNRPVESIVDLLNELESKLGTNNVWKSIVSDEYNAAKGYKSQADKYAAYIYKSNIVEPLLLKNGKQSATYDNSNFENKFRGTVNNYNRPPFLVQFGLRIPEYKKVNFSYLLAHFDGPGQNKHNHEPKYQRENGAHEMNEAWNIKNVFEWAKKLNNGDDDLIFQGDTNISLGNEKDAFGWIGGSTQMPLKENEQNKSSLSQRINSYSQTFDKIVHQSNLKHENAKVYKLYDFVNDGSYMFENISSLDKWVSYYSQYKRYKTAYNYIYSGVSDHCPISYDLILDANDPK
- a CDS encoding adenine phosphoribosyltransferase, which encodes MDLNKYIRDVHNFPKKGIIFKDISPLLANGEALHYTIEQMAVLASDCDVIVGPDARGFLFGTPTAAVLKKPFIMVRKPGKLPGKVISKNYDLEYGNNVLQIQDGFIKKGQKVAIIDDVLATGGTTEAIVKLLEEQGAIVKKIILLLELKDLNGRGRFAKSDIEIHSLVTV